One segment of Pseudomonas asgharzadehiana DNA contains the following:
- a CDS encoding urease subunit beta codes for MIPGQYRIQPGEIELNVGRRTIILSVANSGDRPIQVGSHYHFFETNDALTFDRAASRGMRLNIPAGTAVRFEPGQSREVELVDLSGGRRVFGFAGRIMGDL; via the coding sequence ATGATTCCTGGCCAATACCGCATCCAGCCCGGCGAGATCGAACTCAACGTCGGCCGCCGCACCATCATCCTGAGCGTGGCCAACAGCGGCGACCGGCCGATCCAGGTGGGTTCGCATTACCATTTTTTTGAAACCAATGACGCGCTGACGTTTGACCGTGCCGCCAGCCGGGGCATGCGCTTGAACATTCCGGCGGGGACTGCGGTGCGGTTTGAGCCGGGGCAGAGCCGCGAGGTGGAGTTGGTGGATTTGAGTGGTGGGCGGCGGGTGTTTGGGTTTGCCGGTCGGATCATGGGCGACCTTTAG